The proteins below are encoded in one region of Vibrio sp. ED004:
- a CDS encoding sulfite exporter TauE/SafE family protein: protein MTPDWIGAFVVGLIGAGHCMGMCGGIASLLSIGNAKPSPVIPLLYNLGRLLSYAVIGGVIGGAISSIGQLSDFNALLGWLRLFAAVFMIILGLYIGKWWFGLLFFEKVGQKLWRYISPIGKSFLPLKHPSHALPFGFIWGWLPCGLVYSMLTWAAVSGSWYNGAGIMLAFGLGTLPAMLTVGMGANFLKKLQQADLFRQLGAILILIYGFYTGYMALQLIIYTV, encoded by the coding sequence ATGACGCCTGATTGGATCGGAGCTTTTGTAGTTGGATTGATCGGCGCGGGCCACTGCATGGGAATGTGTGGTGGTATTGCGTCGCTACTTTCGATCGGTAATGCCAAACCTTCCCCTGTTATCCCTCTCCTATATAACCTTGGACGCCTATTAAGCTATGCCGTGATTGGTGGTGTAATAGGTGGAGCAATCTCTTCGATTGGCCAGCTCAGCGATTTTAATGCTTTGCTCGGTTGGCTTCGTCTGTTTGCTGCTGTCTTTATGATCATCTTAGGCTTATACATTGGCAAATGGTGGTTCGGCTTGTTGTTCTTTGAAAAAGTCGGCCAGAAGCTTTGGCGTTATATCTCTCCCATCGGTAAGTCTTTTCTTCCGCTCAAACACCCAAGTCACGCCCTACCTTTTGGTTTTATCTGGGGTTGGCTTCCATGTGGCCTTGTGTACTCAATGCTGACGTGGGCTGCGGTATCGGGAAGTTGGTATAACGGAGCAGGCATCATGCTTGCCTTCGGTTTAGGGACGCTTCCAGCGATGCTGACGGTTGGTATGGGCGCTAATTTCCTCAAAAAACTGCAACAAGCTGACTTATTCCGCCAACTAGGCGCAATTTTAATCCTCATTTACGGTTTCTATACCGGTTATATGGCATTGCAGCTCATTATTTATACCGTATAG
- the ccoS gene encoding cbb3-type cytochrome oxidase assembly protein CcoS, whose protein sequence is MESLYILIPIAIVLVCIAVGIFLWAVKSEQFEDLERQGHNILFDEDEKAHNHSDNKPVKNEKANTESQPNLDKKNNDA, encoded by the coding sequence ATGGAAAGTTTATACATACTCATTCCAATCGCGATCGTACTTGTATGTATCGCTGTCGGTATCTTTCTATGGGCCGTTAAGAGTGAACAGTTTGAAGACCTTGAGCGCCAAGGTCATAACATTCTGTTTGATGAAGACGAAAAGGCTCACAATCATTCGGACAATAAGCCTGTTAAGAATGAAAAAGCTAATACAGAAAGCCAACCTAACTTAGATAAAAAGAATAATGACGCCTGA
- a CDS encoding heavy metal translocating P-type ATPase metal-binding domain-containing protein — protein sequence MCESCYHCGEDVPAETDFKVEILGSTRKMCCPGCETVAQTIVDSGLVSYYQYRTAPAEKADLVPEQLLALSHYDNEDVQLEFVRNSENISEVTLSLEGVSCAACAWLIEKQVSSKQGVGSIRVNTTTNRALLSWDNTQVKLSELLSAIHTLGYKAAPFEADQQEAAYHRSMKNYLYRLGVAGLATMQVMMLAVALYLEVFGNLEPEFKNYFRWVSLIFATPVLLYSALPFYINAWRSIKGRTLGMDVPVSIALLFAYVASLVATVTEKGEVFFESISMFTFFLLLGRFLEMRARRKAAAASGNLLKLVPAMATTLDGEQVPVKTLKVGDQIRVLPGEHIPADGKVLSGRIHIDESMLTGESIHVVKNEGDTVFAGTLNGDESFELEVMTSKADSVISNIVRLQDEAQLSKPRIAEVADVVARYFVAVILIISFGTWFYWHQTRPEDAFWIMLSVLVATCPCALSLATPTAITCSTSRMGNFGILLRKGHVFETLCKVNHLIIDKTGTLTEGDIRISQVETFSELDKETCLQVAASLEQHANHPIATAFKSYVAEDIEVESVNNVIGSGITGEWNGQEVAIGSSEFILGESQPSESNGIYLSLAGRHIATFTYEDPIRKESIEFIKQFKEAGIKTTLLTGDSLINAKPVAEEIGITDIVANAKPEDKLAYLNSRDASDITMMVGDGINDAPILAGAHLSVAMGGGTDVAKASADMVLLGDKLDRLLKSRTLALKTRKIIRENLAWSLGYNLLILPLAVAGLVAPYIAVVGMSASSIIVVSNSLRLLKEQGK from the coding sequence ATGTGTGAATCCTGTTATCACTGCGGTGAAGATGTACCAGCGGAAACGGATTTTAAAGTAGAGATCTTAGGATCGACTCGTAAGATGTGTTGTCCGGGTTGCGAAACCGTAGCCCAGACAATCGTTGATAGCGGTTTGGTTTCTTACTACCAATATCGCACCGCTCCTGCTGAAAAAGCTGATCTAGTGCCAGAGCAACTGCTGGCACTCAGTCATTACGACAACGAAGATGTTCAATTAGAATTCGTTCGTAACTCCGAAAATATCTCTGAAGTGACATTGTCACTAGAAGGTGTCTCTTGTGCCGCCTGTGCATGGCTTATTGAGAAGCAAGTCTCTTCTAAACAAGGTGTTGGTAGCATTCGTGTGAATACCACCACTAACCGTGCGCTACTTAGCTGGGATAACACGCAAGTTAAACTGAGCGAGTTGTTATCTGCAATCCATACCTTAGGCTACAAAGCGGCGCCTTTCGAGGCAGACCAACAAGAAGCGGCCTACCACCGCTCAATGAAGAACTACTTGTATCGCCTTGGTGTGGCTGGCCTAGCTACCATGCAGGTGATGATGCTGGCAGTAGCGCTATACCTTGAAGTGTTTGGTAATCTTGAGCCTGAGTTTAAAAACTACTTCCGTTGGGTCAGCTTGATCTTCGCAACACCGGTTCTACTCTATTCTGCGTTGCCTTTCTATATCAATGCATGGCGAAGCATCAAAGGCCGAACGTTAGGTATGGATGTGCCTGTGTCGATTGCTCTTTTGTTTGCCTACGTGGCGAGCTTGGTTGCAACCGTGACAGAAAAAGGCGAAGTGTTCTTTGAATCGATTTCGATGTTCACCTTCTTCCTATTGCTTGGTCGTTTTCTTGAAATGCGCGCACGTCGTAAAGCGGCTGCAGCCAGTGGTAACCTGCTTAAGTTGGTTCCTGCAATGGCGACAACGTTAGACGGCGAACAAGTTCCAGTGAAAACCTTAAAAGTAGGCGATCAGATCCGCGTACTTCCGGGTGAACACATTCCTGCGGATGGCAAAGTGCTGTCTGGCCGAATCCACATCGATGAATCTATGCTGACTGGCGAATCTATCCATGTGGTGAAAAACGAAGGCGATACCGTCTTTGCTGGCACATTGAATGGTGATGAATCGTTTGAATTGGAAGTGATGACCTCTAAAGCAGATTCAGTGATTTCCAATATCGTGCGTCTGCAGGATGAAGCGCAACTGTCTAAGCCTCGCATCGCAGAGGTTGCGGATGTGGTTGCTCGATACTTTGTCGCGGTGATTCTGATTATTTCGTTCGGCACCTGGTTTTACTGGCACCAAACACGTCCTGAAGACGCGTTTTGGATCATGCTTTCGGTACTTGTTGCGACTTGTCCGTGTGCTCTATCGCTTGCTACACCAACAGCGATTACTTGTTCAACCTCTCGTATGGGTAACTTTGGTATTTTGCTCCGTAAAGGCCACGTATTTGAGACCTTGTGTAAAGTGAATCACTTAATCATCGATAAGACGGGTACATTGACTGAGGGTGATATTCGTATCAGCCAAGTTGAGACCTTCTCAGAGCTTGATAAAGAGACATGCTTACAAGTTGCTGCAAGCCTTGAACAACACGCGAACCACCCTATTGCTACAGCGTTCAAGAGCTATGTTGCAGAGGATATCGAAGTAGAATCGGTTAACAATGTGATTGGCTCGGGTATTACTGGTGAGTGGAATGGTCAAGAAGTAGCGATCGGTAGCAGTGAGTTCATTCTTGGTGAATCTCAGCCCTCCGAAAGCAACGGTATCTACCTGTCATTGGCCGGTCGCCATATCGCGACATTTACTTATGAAGATCCGATTCGCAAAGAAAGTATCGAGTTCATTAAGCAATTCAAAGAAGCGGGTATCAAAACCACCTTGCTGACTGGTGACTCGTTGATTAACGCAAAGCCTGTTGCTGAAGAGATTGGTATTACCGATATCGTCGCGAACGCAAAACCTGAAGATAAGTTGGCTTACCTCAACTCTAGAGACGCAAGTGACATCACAATGATGGTTGGCGATGGAATTAACGATGCCCCTATTCTTGCGGGTGCTCACCTTTCTGTCGCTATGGGCGGCGGTACAGACGTGGCTAAAGCATCTGCAGACATGGTGTTATTGGGCGACAAACTCGATAGATTACTGAAGTCGCGTACTTTGGCGCTAAAAACGCGTAAGATAATCCGCGAGAACCTTGCATGGTCGTTGGGATATAACCTGCTTATTCTTCCATTGGCTGTCGCTGGTTTGGTTGCTCCTTACATCGCCGTTGTAGGCATGTCTGCTAGCTCTATTATTGTTGTGTCTAACTCGTTAAGGCTTTTAAAAGAGCAAGGTAAATAA
- a CDS encoding FixH family protein — protein MVKPWYKQFWPWFLIALPATVVIWTIMTVIVFTQNSVDLVTEDYYKKGKGINVDISKVNIAKELGLSALVNEKGNSVIITLDKGKLEHFPAINAMFVHRTLPDRDFTQLLTADARGNYTLTLDHEMQGPWFIELSPHDSEWLVQGRMNFPIETPTQLTN, from the coding sequence ATGGTAAAGCCTTGGTATAAACAGTTTTGGCCGTGGTTCTTAATCGCGTTGCCAGCAACAGTAGTTATTTGGACGATCATGACGGTTATTGTGTTTACACAGAACTCTGTAGACCTAGTGACTGAGGATTACTATAAAAAAGGAAAAGGCATTAATGTCGATATTTCGAAAGTAAACATCGCTAAAGAATTAGGCCTGTCAGCTTTAGTTAACGAGAAAGGTAACTCGGTTATCATTACTCTAGATAAAGGTAAACTTGAACACTTCCCTGCGATTAACGCGATGTTCGTTCACAGAACGCTACCTGACCGTGATTTCACTCAACTGCTTACTGCAGATGCGCGAGGCAACTACACCTTGACTCTAGACCACGAAATGCAAGGTCCATGGTTTATCGAGCTGTCTCCGCACGATTCAGAATGGTTAGTGCAAGGTCGTATGAACTTCCCTATTGAAACTCCCACTCAACTAACGAACTAA
- the ccoP gene encoding cytochrome-c oxidase, cbb3-type subunit III has protein sequence MSTFWSIWVSAITIGTLIGCAVLLRWCFKDKTGVEEGHDMGHEYDGIRELNNPLPKWWTYLFISTIVFAAVYLALYPGLGNFKGLLGWTSSNQEVRSIEESRSAIAAAQANKQLDAYAKELDDADTYFGEAFRKLALDENGLRSIPDIASDADAIKVGQRLFLQNCSQCHGSDARGQKGFPNLTDDAWLYGGEPEAIVTTVMHGRVGQMPGWKDALGEEGVKEVVSYTLSLSGRSVNAREAEAGKARFVVCAACHGTDGKGNPAVGAPDLTDRDWLFGDSRADVTETVMYGRSGVMPAWKDILGEDKVQLVSSYVWSLSNSDNK, from the coding sequence ATGAGTACATTCTGGAGTATCTGGGTTAGTGCGATTACGATTGGTACCCTAATTGGTTGTGCTGTCTTACTTCGTTGGTGTTTTAAAGATAAAACAGGCGTTGAAGAAGGTCATGATATGGGCCATGAATACGATGGTATTCGTGAGCTTAACAACCCACTACCAAAATGGTGGACATACCTTTTCATCAGTACGATTGTTTTTGCTGCGGTTTACCTTGCTCTATACCCAGGCCTTGGCAACTTTAAAGGTCTACTAGGTTGGACAAGTTCAAACCAAGAAGTTCGTAGCATTGAAGAGTCTCGCTCTGCAATTGCTGCTGCGCAAGCAAACAAACAGTTAGATGCGTACGCGAAAGAGCTTGATGATGCAGACACCTACTTCGGTGAAGCATTCAGAAAGCTTGCTCTCGACGAAAATGGTTTACGTTCAATCCCTGACATTGCATCAGATGCTGACGCAATCAAAGTGGGTCAACGTTTATTCTTGCAAAACTGTTCTCAGTGTCACGGCTCTGATGCACGTGGTCAGAAAGGTTTCCCTAACCTAACTGACGACGCATGGCTATATGGCGGCGAACCTGAGGCTATCGTAACAACAGTTATGCACGGTCGTGTTGGTCAAATGCCAGGTTGGAAAGACGCGCTTGGCGAAGAAGGCGTAAAAGAAGTAGTTAGCTACACTCTTAGCCTTTCTGGTCGTAGCGTAAACGCACGTGAAGCAGAAGCTGGTAAAGCTCGCTTTGTAGTGTGTGCTGCGTGTCACGGTACTGATGGTAAGGGTAACCCTGCTGTTGGCGCTCCTGACCTGACTGACCGCGATTGGTTGTTTGGCGATTCACGCGCAGATGTAACTGAAACAGTTATGTACGGACGTTCTGGCGTAATGCCTGCTTGGAAAGACATTCTAGGCGAAGACAAAGTACAACTGGTTTCATCTTACGTGTGGAGCTTAAGCAACTCGGATAATAAGTAA
- a CDS encoding CcoQ/FixQ family Cbb3-type cytochrome c oxidase assembly chaperone, producing MDIITFQSVWTVTVFACFIGIVWWAYGKNRKSRFDEDANLVFADDEPATSSKNEGVTK from the coding sequence ATGGACATTATTACATTTCAAAGTGTTTGGACCGTGACTGTTTTTGCTTGCTTCATCGGCATTGTTTGGTGGGCATACGGCAAAAACCGTAAATCACGTTTCGACGAAGACGCGAACCTAGTGTTTGCTGACGACGAGCCAGCAACAAGTTCTAAAAATGAAGGAGTGACAAAGTAA
- the ccoO gene encoding cytochrome-c oxidase, cbb3-type subunit II, with the protein MSSNSNNRHELVEKNVGLLAILIVIAISFGALVEITPLIFQKQTTEPVENLRVYSALEMEGRDIYIREGCNVCHSQMIRPFRSETERYGHYSVAGESVWEHPFLWGSKRTGPDLARVGDRYSDEWHRVHLIDPRELVPESNMPGFPWLAENVLDGKLTQQKLELFRNQFGVPYTDEQIANAKQDVEGKTEMDAIIAYLQSLGHAMK; encoded by the coding sequence ATGAGCTCAAATTCAAATAATCGCCATGAGTTGGTAGAAAAGAACGTTGGCCTACTAGCGATCTTGATCGTTATTGCTATCAGTTTTGGTGCTTTAGTAGAAATTACCCCTCTTATCTTCCAAAAGCAGACAACTGAACCTGTAGAAAACCTACGTGTTTACTCTGCTCTGGAAATGGAAGGTCGTGATATCTACATTCGTGAAGGTTGTAACGTATGTCACAGCCAAATGATTCGTCCTTTCCGCTCTGAGACTGAACGTTACGGCCACTACTCTGTAGCTGGCGAAAGCGTTTGGGAACACCCATTTCTATGGGGCTCTAAGCGTACTGGTCCTGATCTAGCACGTGTTGGTGATCGTTACTCTGATGAGTGGCACCGTGTTCACCTTATCGACCCTCGTGAACTTGTTCCTGAATCAAACATGCCTGGTTTCCCATGGCTTGCTGAGAATGTACTTGATGGCAAATTGACTCAACAGAAGCTTGAACTCTTCCGTAATCAATTTGGTGTTCCTTACACAGACGAACAAATTGCTAACGCTAAACAAGATGTTGAAGGAAAAACAGAGATGGATGCAATCATCGCTTACCTTCAATCGCTTGGCCACGCAATGAAATAA
- the ccoN gene encoding cytochrome-c oxidase, cbb3-type subunit I: MSQEKQLEQNYNYTVVRQFTLVTILWGIVGMGVGVLIAAQLVWPQLNFDTPWLTYSRLRPLHTNAVIFAFGTSALFATSYYVVQRTCQTRLFGGPLVAFTFWGWQAIILSAAITLPLGLTSGKEYAELEWPIDIAITLVWVAYAVVFFGTMIKRKTSHIYVANWFFGAFIITVAVLHIVNSLAVPVSAFKSYSIYSGAIDAMVQWWYGHNAVGFLLTAGFLGMMYYFVPKQAGRPVYSYRLSIVHFWALVSLYIWAGPHHLHYTALPDWTQSLGMVMSLVLFAPSWGGMINGIMTLSGAWHKLRYDPILRFLIVSLSFYGMSTFEGPMMAIKTVNALSHYTDWTIGHVHSGALGWVAMVSIGSVYHLVPKLFGQERMYSVSLINVHFWLATIGTVFYIVAMWISGVMQGLMWRAVNSDGTLTYSFVESVEASYPFYFVRFLGGFIFLSGMFLMAYNTYKTVSAPKDSLKAIAQPA, from the coding sequence ATGAGCCAAGAAAAGCAGCTTGAACAAAACTACAACTATACGGTCGTCCGTCAATTTACCCTCGTTACAATTTTGTGGGGTATTGTCGGTATGGGCGTTGGTGTTTTGATTGCCGCTCAATTAGTTTGGCCACAGCTAAACTTTGATACGCCGTGGTTGACGTACAGTCGTTTACGTCCCCTGCATACTAATGCGGTTATTTTTGCGTTCGGTACAAGTGCGCTGTTTGCAACATCATATTATGTTGTGCAACGTACCTGTCAGACGCGTCTCTTTGGTGGCCCTCTCGTAGCCTTTACCTTTTGGGGTTGGCAAGCGATTATCCTGTCCGCTGCAATTACTTTACCGTTAGGTTTGACCTCTGGTAAAGAATACGCAGAACTAGAATGGCCAATCGATATTGCTATTACTCTTGTGTGGGTAGCTTATGCGGTCGTGTTCTTCGGAACTATGATTAAGCGTAAAACATCGCACATTTACGTAGCAAACTGGTTCTTCGGAGCCTTCATCATCACGGTTGCCGTGTTGCACATCGTTAACAGCTTAGCTGTTCCTGTATCTGCGTTTAAATCGTACTCGATTTACTCAGGTGCAATTGATGCAATGGTGCAATGGTGGTACGGACACAATGCGGTAGGCTTCCTATTGACAGCTGGTTTCCTTGGTATGATGTACTACTTCGTTCCTAAACAAGCTGGTCGCCCTGTTTATTCTTACCGTTTGTCGATCGTTCACTTCTGGGCTCTTGTGTCTCTGTATATTTGGGCTGGTCCTCACCACCTACACTACACTGCACTTCCTGACTGGACTCAGTCTCTAGGTATGGTTATGTCTTTGGTTCTGTTTGCTCCTTCTTGGGGTGGCATGATCAACGGTATTATGACTCTATCTGGCGCGTGGCATAAGCTTCGCTACGACCCAATCCTACGTTTCCTAATCGTTTCTCTATCATTCTACGGCATGTCGACTTTCGAAGGCCCAATGATGGCAATCAAAACGGTTAACGCACTATCTCACTACACGGACTGGACTATTGGTCACGTTCACTCTGGTGCGTTAGGTTGGGTTGCAATGGTTTCTATCGGTTCGGTTTACCACTTAGTTCCTAAACTATTTGGTCAAGAGCGTATGTACTCTGTATCTCTAATCAATGTTCACTTCTGGTTAGCAACGATTGGTACGGTTTTCTACATTGTTGCAATGTGGATCTCTGGTGTGATGCAAGGTCTGATGTGGCGTGCAGTTAACTCTGACGGTACATTAACTTACAGCTTCGTTGAATCTGTAGAAGCGTCTTACCCGTTCTACTTTGTACGTTTCCTAGGTGGTTTCATCTTCCTATCTGGTATGTTCTTAATGGCATACAACACGTACAAAACTGTTTCTGCACCTAAAGATAGCCTTAAAGCTATCGCTCAACCGGCTTAA
- a CDS encoding FIST N-terminal domain-containing protein gives MKFLSKVSYSLDDKIAVDELLNGVENPDNIACLICYCTEEYSTLAVQRYFVDALPNTPIHGCTTCHGIMTETGFHSGPVIGVLIIYDSGINAYGTGIEHFGESIEQSTFSAIDRALKNANREGEIPDLILLHSTPGNEEKVMAAIDNKFGTEVPIIGGSAADNQVSGNWSIFTEESLSINGVSLTVVFASQSIYSSFSAGHTPTRYSGTVTKVRNRILLEIDHRPAVTVYNEWTNFHIGGSDDGYIFEKSSVYPLGRKVGSSYDYPYFKLSHSIRETECNGIELFTDISEGDKIYLMQGSKQQLISRAANIIHSSYYNDMDLEEKLGAINIFCAGPMLNLKQDMDEVCDQINQALNGLPYICPFTFGEQGRLSGGENAHGNLMVSSATFYRLKK, from the coding sequence ATGAAATTTCTATCAAAAGTCTCTTATTCGCTAGACGATAAAATCGCGGTAGATGAGTTGCTCAATGGGGTCGAAAACCCTGACAATATTGCCTGTCTTATTTGTTACTGCACAGAAGAGTACTCCACGCTCGCTGTGCAGAGATATTTCGTAGATGCTCTCCCTAACACTCCTATCCATGGTTGTACCACTTGTCACGGTATCATGACCGAAACTGGGTTCCATTCAGGCCCAGTAATTGGCGTCCTCATCATTTATGACTCAGGTATCAACGCCTATGGCACGGGAATCGAGCATTTTGGCGAATCTATAGAACAAAGCACCTTTAGCGCGATAGATAGAGCACTTAAAAACGCCAACCGTGAAGGTGAAATCCCCGATCTTATCTTGTTGCATTCCACACCTGGGAACGAAGAGAAGGTGATGGCGGCCATCGATAACAAATTCGGTACAGAGGTACCCATTATCGGAGGCAGTGCCGCGGACAATCAGGTTTCTGGAAATTGGAGCATCTTTACCGAAGAGTCACTCTCTATCAATGGTGTGTCTTTAACCGTCGTATTTGCATCCCAATCTATCTATTCCTCATTTAGCGCAGGTCACACTCCAACGCGTTATTCAGGTACCGTGACCAAAGTACGAAACAGGATCTTATTAGAGATAGACCATAGACCAGCGGTCACCGTTTATAACGAATGGACAAACTTCCATATAGGTGGCAGCGATGATGGCTATATCTTTGAAAAATCATCTGTTTATCCATTGGGCAGAAAGGTCGGTTCGTCTTATGACTACCCATATTTCAAGCTGTCTCACTCGATTAGAGAAACAGAGTGCAATGGGATCGAGCTCTTCACTGACATCAGTGAAGGCGACAAAATCTATTTGATGCAAGGCTCTAAACAACAGTTAATAAGCCGTGCTGCCAATATCATTCATTCTTCTTATTACAACGACATGGATCTTGAAGAGAAGCTCGGAGCAATCAACATATTTTGCGCAGGCCCAATGCTAAACCTTAAGCAAGACATGGACGAGGTTTGTGACCAAATAAATCAAGCACTTAATGGGCTTCCATACATATGCCCATTCACTTTTGGTGAACAAGGCAGGCTCTCTGGTGGTGAGAACGCACACGGAAACTTAATGGTGTCGTCAGCAACGTTTTATAGGTTAAAGAAGTAA
- a CDS encoding ATP-binding protein, translated as MGSEGQEALQEARIELQKLKARERKLAEENRVILSTISAISKASNISEIFSSLEFVLKKYIKFDDFIVVSRVGNEGSFKTLLTNNKVFDQMNWTDCGKLSRVINGECAILFEPKSLGEFNSLHPIVLDQINSVLITGIDSGLTQSVIIFIHSNTKHFSIETKATLNRFRPLIERAVFDIENKEKLEATVRERTAELVTARKDAERANKAKSEFLAMMSHELRTPLNAIIGLIDTLKSTSLNEEQQSILLNMSTSSELLLAIISDVLDFSKIESGCFSLSPQWSNVRDTVTFVLSEQKKTADDKGLALTVTSDIPEGELHYLDPSRLAQILFNLIGNAIKFTEQGHVHVSIKYQQSSFYITVEDTGIGISSQQLASLFSPFVQADSTITRRFGGTGLGLAITKRLVELMRGRISVESEPGKGSRFEVQLPVLTRVTNNLADNIQDDCTRELRSRYSVLVVEDNPTNQMVIKLILTRQGHEVFIASNGEEAIGFIERGNDSIDIILMDVSMPVMDGLTTTKYMREANIQTPIVALTAHTSVEDRFSCLDVGMNDFVTKPVRTKEITEAIDRLMLEI; from the coding sequence ATGGGATCGGAAGGTCAAGAAGCGCTACAAGAAGCACGTATTGAACTGCAAAAACTGAAAGCCCGCGAGCGAAAGCTGGCTGAAGAGAATAGGGTAATCCTATCAACCATCTCTGCAATCAGTAAGGCGAGTAACATCTCCGAGATCTTCTCTAGCCTTGAGTTTGTACTCAAAAAATACATTAAGTTTGATGACTTTATCGTGGTATCAAGGGTAGGGAACGAAGGTAGTTTCAAGACCCTGTTAACCAATAACAAAGTCTTCGACCAGATGAACTGGACGGATTGCGGTAAGCTATCTCGAGTCATCAATGGAGAATGCGCCATCCTTTTTGAGCCTAAATCATTGGGTGAATTCAACTCTTTGCACCCCATTGTTCTCGACCAGATTAACTCCGTTCTGATTACCGGAATTGATAGCGGGCTCACACAGTCCGTGATCATCTTTATCCACTCCAATACCAAACATTTCAGCATTGAAACCAAAGCGACGCTAAACCGTTTTAGACCTCTGATTGAGCGTGCAGTTTTCGATATTGAAAACAAAGAAAAGCTTGAAGCCACAGTTCGAGAACGTACCGCAGAGCTAGTCACAGCAAGGAAAGATGCAGAAAGAGCCAACAAGGCTAAGTCTGAATTCCTAGCCATGATGAGTCATGAATTAAGAACTCCGTTGAACGCGATTATAGGCCTAATCGATACGCTGAAATCGACATCACTCAATGAAGAGCAACAGTCTATACTTCTTAATATGAGCACGTCGTCTGAGTTGCTGTTAGCGATTATCAGCGACGTATTGGACTTTTCAAAAATCGAATCTGGATGTTTCTCGTTGTCGCCTCAATGGAGCAACGTAAGAGACACTGTAACGTTTGTTTTGTCTGAACAAAAGAAGACGGCAGACGATAAAGGATTAGCGCTAACCGTAACCAGCGATATCCCAGAAGGTGAACTTCATTATCTTGACCCAAGCCGATTAGCGCAGATCTTATTTAACCTAATTGGCAACGCGATTAAGTTCACTGAACAAGGACATGTACATGTGTCTATTAAATACCAGCAAAGCTCGTTCTATATAACGGTAGAAGACACCGGGATTGGCATTAGCTCGCAGCAACTTGCTTCTTTGTTCAGTCCATTTGTTCAAGCCGATAGCACAATCACACGACGATTTGGGGGCACTGGTTTAGGCTTGGCTATCACCAAACGACTTGTTGAACTGATGCGTGGACGTATATCTGTAGAGAGTGAACCAGGGAAAGGCTCTAGATTTGAAGTACAGTTACCAGTGCTAACCAGAGTAACGAACAATCTCGCTGACAATATACAAGATGACTGTACACGAGAACTAAGAAGCCGATACTCAGTTTTAGTTGTGGAAGACAATCCGACCAATCAAATGGTGATTAAGTTAATCCTAACAAGACAAGGCCACGAGGTTTTCATCGCAAGCAATGGTGAAGAAGCAATTGGCTTTATTGAAAGAGGCAACGATTCAATCGACATTATCTTAATGGACGTGTCGATGCCGGTTATGGATGGATTGACCACAACCAAATACATGAGAGAAGCAAACATCCAAACACCAATCGTCGCGCTAACAGCACACACATCAGTAGAAGACAGATTTTCATGTTTAGATGTTGGTATGAATGATTTCGTTACCAAGCCAGTAAGAACCAAAGAGATCACAGAAGCTATTGATCGACTAATGCTTGAGATCTAA
- a CDS encoding DUF3693 domain-containing protein, translating into MYQNDLLDAYKKAKNYIQDKQIAHDLNLPRQRIGEMRKGTRYISDSEAVFLAESAGIDPEMALLGCHVDRNENPQIKQMWEHIAKKCNGLGLKAISMTCAGLALMAATPNKALANCVLCILC; encoded by the coding sequence ATGTATCAAAACGACTTGTTAGATGCCTATAAAAAGGCGAAAAACTACATACAAGATAAGCAAATTGCCCACGATTTGAATCTACCAAGACAACGGATTGGTGAAATGCGAAAAGGAACTCGCTATATATCTGATTCTGAAGCAGTTTTTCTTGCAGAAAGCGCAGGAATTGATCCGGAGATGGCATTGCTGGGTTGTCACGTTGACCGCAACGAAAATCCACAGATTAAACAGATGTGGGAACACATAGCAAAAAAGTGCAACGGGCTAGGATTAAAAGCAATTTCAATGACTTGCGCAGGATTAGCGTTGATGGCAGCCACCCCAAATAAAGCACTAGCCAACTGCGTATTATGTATATTATGTTAA